From one Luteipulveratus mongoliensis genomic stretch:
- a CDS encoding heme o synthase, producing the protein MTAIEPRSAADRGTSRTPTGGLTPTRSRRDVVADYVSLTKPRIIELLLVTTFPVMFLAEQGVPGLWLIVATLVGGSLSAGSANTLNCYLDRDIDAKMHRTEGRPLATGVIAPRNALIFGVVLGIISVLWLGLLVNWLSAALSLAANVLYVGFYTLLLKRRTSQNIVWGGVAGCMPVLIGWSAVTNSLSWEALVLFLVVFFWTPPHYWPLSMRFRDDYAAAGVPMLPVIAKDVAVARQVVLYSWATVLTSIALVPVGDMGWIYLLTAVASGTIFLLEAHKLLLRARSDAPSSSLRPMRLFHYSISYLTLLFIGVAIDPLLHFAL; encoded by the coding sequence GTGACCGCCATCGAGCCGCGCTCCGCTGCCGACCGCGGGACCTCGCGTACGCCGACTGGCGGGCTCACGCCGACGCGGTCACGACGCGACGTCGTCGCCGACTACGTCTCGCTGACCAAGCCGCGCATCATCGAGCTCCTGCTGGTCACGACGTTCCCGGTGATGTTCCTGGCCGAGCAGGGTGTGCCGGGTCTTTGGCTCATCGTCGCCACGCTTGTGGGTGGCTCGTTGTCAGCCGGCTCGGCCAACACGCTGAACTGCTACCTCGACCGCGACATCGACGCCAAGATGCACCGCACCGAGGGCCGGCCGCTGGCGACCGGCGTCATCGCGCCGCGCAACGCGCTGATCTTCGGCGTCGTGCTCGGCATCATCTCGGTGCTCTGGCTCGGGCTGCTCGTGAACTGGCTGTCGGCAGCGCTCTCGCTTGCGGCCAACGTGCTCTACGTCGGCTTCTACACACTGCTGCTGAAGCGCCGGACGTCCCAGAACATCGTGTGGGGCGGCGTCGCCGGCTGCATGCCGGTCCTGATCGGCTGGTCGGCAGTCACCAACTCCCTCTCGTGGGAAGCCCTGGTGCTCTTCCTGGTCGTGTTCTTCTGGACGCCGCCGCACTACTGGCCGCTGTCCATGCGGTTCCGTGACGACTACGCCGCAGCAGGCGTGCCCATGCTCCCGGTCATCGCCAAGGACGTCGCGGTCGCGCGACAGGTCGTTCTCTACAGCTGGGCGACCGTGCTGACCTCGATCGCTCTGGTGCCGGTCGGCGACATGGGCTGGATCTATCTGCTGACGGCAGTGGCCAGCGGCACGATCTTCCTGCTCGAGGCACACAAGCTGTTGCTGCGCGCGCGCTCGGACGCCCCGTCCTCGAGCCTGCGGCCGATGCGGCTGTTCCACTACTCGATCAGCTACCTGACGCTGCTGTTCATCGGCGTCGCCATCGACCCCCTGCTCCACTTCGCGCTCTGA
- a CDS encoding phosphotransferase family protein — MTAAQDLVAEAAGLLGRPLHGATVLHGGEHAMTVAAHDGDEHYVIRAFPRGDQAVAREVEVLGRLGPLGDLVPHLVSYALDGDRPVIVTSRVAGSHPSPVLPAETLATQMAAALARVHQLSGDGLRAAPAAPPTGSGPAALAAQGFWPRLSRDETVLTHHDFWCGNALWEGPVLTGLVDWSGARQAPRGADVAWARQDLVLLGSPAAAQVFLEEYERRAGTSLPDMHDWDVHAAAHAEDAVETWAPNYHGIGRTDLTATVLRQRLTAWIEHLLS; from the coding sequence ATGACGGCAGCACAGGACCTGGTGGCCGAAGCGGCCGGCCTGCTCGGCCGACCGCTGCATGGGGCGACCGTCCTGCACGGTGGCGAGCACGCGATGACGGTGGCTGCTCACGACGGGGATGAGCACTACGTGATCCGGGCGTTCCCCCGCGGCGACCAGGCTGTCGCCCGCGAGGTCGAGGTGCTCGGCCGCCTGGGGCCCTTGGGTGATCTTGTGCCGCACCTCGTCTCGTACGCACTCGACGGAGACCGGCCGGTCATCGTCACCAGCCGGGTAGCGGGATCTCACCCGTCGCCCGTGCTGCCTGCCGAGACGTTGGCCACCCAGATGGCGGCCGCACTCGCGCGCGTTCATCAGCTGAGCGGTGACGGCCTGCGCGCCGCTCCCGCCGCGCCCCCGACCGGGTCAGGACCGGCCGCCCTTGCGGCGCAAGGCTTTTGGCCGCGGCTGAGTCGCGACGAGACCGTGCTGACCCATCACGACTTCTGGTGCGGCAACGCACTGTGGGAGGGGCCCGTGCTCACCGGTCTCGTCGACTGGTCGGGTGCGCGTCAGGCACCGCGCGGGGCCGATGTGGCCTGGGCACGACAGGACCTCGTCCTGCTCGGGTCACCGGCAGCCGCGCAGGTCTTCTTGGAGGAGTACGAGCGACGGGCTGGGACATCGCTCCCTGACATGCACGACTGGGACGTCCACGCTGCCGCTCACGCCGAAGACGCGGTCGAGACCTGGGCACCGAACTATCACGGCATCGGCCGAACCGATCTCACGGCGACGGTGCTGAGGCAGCGGCTCACCGCGTGGATCGAGCACCTGCTGTCCTGA
- a CDS encoding COX15/CtaA family protein, protein MLPSPTDRATNPWLRRLFWLNLAVEVLIVVTGGLVRLTGSGLGCPTWPRCTDASLTPDRHDALGIHTYIEFGNRTLTSLVGGVAIALLVATWRWAPHRKGLRLPIALVLLGVGIQAIVGGITVHMDLNPAIVAAHLLASMLLVMASAWLVWREREGDGQAVPVVRREVRLVSYVVGALAAVILVLGTLVTGSGPHSGDADQPARLDIDSRTISWLHADTVMLFVGLVVAVLIAVRLTSEDQVARRAWAVVLGVTLAQGLVGYTQYFTGLPWVIVLVHMLGASLLVIATTWGILSLRHRPAAQSG, encoded by the coding sequence GTGCTCCCCTCCCCCACTGACCGTGCGACGAACCCCTGGCTGCGGCGGCTGTTCTGGTTGAACCTCGCGGTCGAGGTCCTGATCGTCGTCACGGGAGGGCTGGTCCGGCTGACGGGCAGCGGGCTCGGATGCCCGACCTGGCCGCGCTGCACCGATGCATCGTTGACGCCGGACCGGCACGACGCCTTGGGCATCCACACCTACATCGAGTTCGGCAACCGGACTCTGACGTCCCTGGTCGGCGGTGTCGCTATCGCGCTACTCGTCGCCACCTGGCGCTGGGCTCCTCATCGCAAGGGTCTTCGACTGCCGATCGCCTTGGTACTGCTGGGCGTTGGCATTCAAGCGATCGTCGGCGGGATCACGGTCCACATGGATCTCAACCCGGCCATCGTCGCCGCCCACCTGCTGGCCTCGATGCTGCTGGTGATGGCCTCGGCCTGGCTCGTCTGGCGCGAACGAGAGGGCGATGGCCAGGCCGTCCCCGTCGTACGCCGCGAGGTCCGCCTCGTGTCGTACGTCGTCGGTGCGCTCGCCGCGGTCATCCTCGTGCTGGGGACACTCGTCACCGGGTCCGGGCCACACTCCGGCGACGCCGACCAACCGGCTCGCCTCGACATCGACTCACGGACGATCTCCTGGCTGCACGCCGACACGGTGATGCTCTTCGTCGGCCTCGTTGTCGCGGTGCTCATCGCCGTACGCCTGACCAGCGAGGATCAGGTTGCCCGGCGCGCTTGGGCAGTGGTGCTCGGCGTCACGCTTGCGCAGGGTCTGGTCGGCTACACGCAGTACTTCACCGGTCTGCCGTGGGTGATCGTGCTGGTGCACATGCTCGGCGCCTCACTGCTGGTGATCGCCACGACCTGGGGCATCCTCAGCCTCCGCCACCGCCCAGCCGCACAGAGCGGCTGA
- a CDS encoding ABC transporter permease gives MSSQSMTAAPQSARVRAQAAFETRTVLTNGEQLLVSVLLPALALIGLSATDVPDLGAGRRIDLAVPGVLALAVVSTAFTGQAIATGFDRRYGLLRLLGVTPLGPKGLLAGKAIAVLSVIAVQVVLLGALGLILGWHPHWGGVLLALVVIALAAWAFVALALLLAGALRSEGVLALANLIWVLLLVGGGLIVPTGELPASVGGVVRLLPSGALGDGLRAALAGSGSAWLPLMVLLVWALAGSTLLARTFRWAD, from the coding sequence GTGAGCTCTCAGTCCATGACCGCCGCACCCCAGAGTGCTCGCGTGCGCGCGCAGGCGGCGTTCGAGACCCGCACCGTCCTCACCAACGGTGAGCAGCTGCTCGTATCGGTCCTGCTCCCGGCGCTCGCCCTCATCGGGCTGTCCGCCACGGACGTCCCCGACCTGGGCGCTGGGCGCCGCATCGACCTCGCTGTCCCGGGCGTCCTCGCCTTGGCTGTCGTCTCCACGGCTTTCACCGGGCAGGCCATCGCCACCGGCTTCGACCGCCGCTACGGCCTGCTCCGACTTCTCGGCGTGACGCCACTTGGTCCCAAGGGTCTGCTGGCAGGCAAGGCCATCGCGGTGCTGTCCGTCATCGCCGTCCAGGTGGTGCTGCTCGGTGCGCTGGGGCTGATCCTCGGCTGGCACCCGCACTGGGGCGGCGTTCTGCTGGCACTGGTCGTCATCGCCCTGGCGGCCTGGGCGTTCGTTGCTCTTGCCCTGCTGCTGGCCGGCGCACTCCGGTCCGAAGGCGTCCTCGCTCTCGCCAACCTGATCTGGGTCCTGCTGCTGGTCGGTGGTGGACTCATCGTCCCCACCGGTGAGCTGCCCGCGAGCGTCGGCGGGGTCGTACGCCTGCTGCCGTCCGGTGCGCTCGGCGACGGTCTGCGTGCCGCACTCGCCGGCTCCGGATCGGCATGGCTGCCGCTCATGGTCCTGCTGGTCTGGGCGCTCGCCGGGTCGACTCTGCTCGCCCGGACATTCCGCTGGGCCGACTGA
- a CDS encoding ABC transporter ATP-binding protein codes for MTETVVVRDLRHRYGSTQALAGMTWSARAGEVTAILGPNGAGKTTMVEMAEGLRRPAEGTVRVLGEDPWHACAEHRARVGVMLQDGGLPGGTRPSRLLTHLSRMYAHPADVPTLVQRLGIGDFDRTTMRRLSGGQRQRVALAAALVGRPQVLFLDEPTAGLDPHARRDVWSLIRETRETGTTVVVTTHSFEEAERVADRVVVVARGRVVADGTVDDVAGGRGLEESYFSLTEDVR; via the coding sequence GTGACTGAGACCGTTGTTGTGCGCGACCTGCGCCACCGGTATGGCAGCACGCAGGCACTGGCCGGGATGACGTGGTCGGCGCGCGCTGGCGAGGTCACCGCGATCCTCGGCCCCAACGGTGCCGGCAAGACGACCATGGTCGAGATGGCCGAAGGTCTGCGTCGCCCGGCCGAGGGCACCGTCCGGGTGCTCGGCGAGGATCCGTGGCACGCCTGCGCCGAGCATCGCGCCCGCGTGGGCGTCATGCTGCAGGACGGCGGGCTGCCCGGCGGCACCCGACCGAGTCGGCTGCTCACCCACCTCTCCCGGATGTACGCCCACCCGGCAGACGTCCCAACACTCGTGCAGCGACTCGGTATCGGCGACTTCGACCGTACGACGATGCGCCGGCTCTCCGGCGGCCAGCGCCAGCGGGTCGCCCTCGCTGCTGCGCTCGTCGGTCGGCCGCAGGTGCTGTTCCTCGACGAACCGACAGCGGGCCTGGATCCCCACGCGCGTCGCGACGTGTGGTCACTGATCCGCGAGACCCGTGAGACCGGCACCACTGTCGTCGTCACGACCCACTCGTTCGAGGAGGCCGAACGAGTGGCCGACCGTGTCGTGGTCGTGGCACGTGGCCGGGTCGTCGCCGATGGCACGGTCGATGACGTGGCCGGCGGCCGCGGACTCGAGGAGAGCTACTTCTCCCTGACGGAGGACGTCCGGTGA
- a CDS encoding glycoside hydrolase family 3 N-terminal domain-containing protein, giving the protein MSSRSVSAVRVVRRSAVVVGTAGMVVVLAAQPALARPPAALPATTPGCRANAVLHTLSLEKQLGQLFMVGTPATSASSTLLGQISTYHVGNVMLTGRSTAGVTATKSVTSALQTRASSAGLPKLLVATDQEGGNVQVLRGSGFSTMPTAVTQGTWSTTTLRSNATTWANQLKSAGINMNLAPVMDTVPSSSYDNPPIGNYDRNYGYSSSVVSAKGGAFLAGMRSVGVQTAAKHFPGLGMVHQNTDTTSVVRDTSIGKGNAYINPFSSAIAGHTDHVMMSSAYYNLIDRNNPAVFSNIVMTYLRSGLGFPGVIMTDDIGNAKAVQAWSPGTRAYRFIGNGGDLILTVNPSVLPAMYNAMLSQAHSNTFIKNRIWSSAYRVLLAKERIGLLGPAC; this is encoded by the coding sequence ATGAGCAGCAGGTCGGTCAGTGCTGTCCGTGTCGTACGCCGTTCAGCGGTCGTCGTCGGAACCGCTGGGATGGTGGTCGTTCTGGCTGCGCAGCCTGCGCTCGCCCGTCCGCCGGCCGCCCTGCCGGCCACGACACCGGGGTGCCGAGCCAACGCCGTGCTGCACACCCTGTCCTTGGAGAAGCAGCTCGGCCAGCTCTTCATGGTGGGCACTCCGGCCACCTCAGCGAGCTCGACCCTGCTCGGCCAGATCTCGACCTATCACGTCGGCAACGTGATGCTGACCGGACGGAGCACTGCCGGCGTCACCGCGACCAAGAGCGTCACGTCCGCGTTGCAGACGCGCGCGAGCAGCGCCGGCCTCCCCAAGCTGCTCGTCGCAACAGATCAGGAGGGTGGCAACGTCCAGGTGCTGCGCGGCTCGGGCTTCAGCACCATGCCGACCGCCGTCACTCAAGGGACCTGGTCCACGACGACACTGCGCAGCAATGCGACGACCTGGGCCAACCAGCTGAAGTCCGCGGGGATCAACATGAACCTCGCTCCGGTCATGGACACGGTGCCGAGCAGCTCCTACGACAACCCGCCGATCGGCAACTACGACCGCAACTACGGCTACTCCTCGTCGGTCGTCTCGGCCAAGGGCGGCGCGTTCCTGGCAGGTATGCGCTCGGTCGGAGTCCAGACCGCGGCCAAGCACTTCCCGGGGCTCGGGATGGTGCACCAGAACACCGACACCACGAGCGTCGTACGGGACACCTCCATCGGCAAGGGCAACGCCTACATCAACCCGTTCTCCAGCGCGATCGCCGGCCACACCGATCACGTGATGATGTCGTCGGCGTACTACAACCTGATCGACCGCAACAACCCGGCCGTGTTCTCCAACATCGTGATGACCTACCTGCGCTCCGGGCTGGGCTTCCCGGGCGTGATCATGACCGACGACATCGGCAACGCCAAGGCGGTGCAGGCCTGGTCGCCGGGCACGCGCGCCTACCGATTCATCGGCAACGGCGGTGACCTGATCCTGACGGTCAACCCGTCGGTGCTGCCCGCGATGTACAACGCGATGCTGAGCCAGGCGCACAGCAACACGTTCATCAAGAACCGCATCTGGAGCTCGGCGTACCGGGTCCTGCTGGCCAAGGAAAGGATCGGTCTGCTCGGCCCTGCATGCTGA
- a CDS encoding helix-turn-helix transcriptional regulator translates to MIFARDTSPSMGPRPTGDGSAQPQALETGTRERVKQTVSEHGPITAAELAQRLGLTPAAVRRHLDCLADAGLLEEHEKAPTEARRRGRPARAYVLTEAGHADLREDYDTLAADVLRFLAEHAGPGAVTAYAQQRAREVAERLARDMADAGDDLQSRTEALAAGLRREGYAASMRPVAAGTPLAGLQLCQGHCPVRDVAAQFPQLCEAEAEMFSDLLGVHVQRLASLAHGDHVCTTFVPLPEVRTTKTSPDTSERDPR, encoded by the coding sequence GTGATTTTCGCGCGTGACACCTCGCCGTCGATGGGCCCCCGGCCTACCGGCGATGGGTCGGCGCAACCTCAGGCCCTGGAGACCGGCACCCGCGAGCGCGTCAAGCAGACGGTCTCGGAGCACGGACCCATCACTGCGGCCGAGCTCGCCCAGCGCCTCGGACTGACTCCGGCCGCCGTCCGCCGCCACCTGGACTGCCTGGCTGACGCCGGTCTGCTGGAGGAGCACGAGAAGGCCCCGACCGAGGCTCGCCGCCGCGGTCGTCCGGCCCGGGCGTACGTCCTGACGGAGGCCGGTCACGCCGACCTGCGTGAGGACTACGACACGTTGGCTGCCGACGTGCTGCGCTTCCTGGCCGAGCACGCCGGGCCAGGTGCCGTGACGGCCTACGCGCAGCAGCGGGCCCGCGAGGTCGCCGAGCGCCTCGCCCGCGACATGGCCGACGCCGGTGATGACCTGCAGAGCCGCACCGAGGCGCTGGCCGCCGGGCTGCGTCGCGAGGGCTACGCCGCGTCGATGCGTCCGGTCGCGGCAGGCACACCTCTCGCGGGGCTGCAGCTGTGCCAGGGTCACTGCCCGGTCCGCGACGTGGCGGCGCAGTTCCCGCAGCTGTGCGAGGCCGAGGCGGAAATGTTCTCCGACCTCCTCGGCGTTCACGTCCAGAGACTCGCCTCGCTCGCGCACGGCGACCACGTCTGTACGACTTTCGTGCCCCTCCCTGAGGTGCGCACGACAAAGACCTCTCCCGACACCTCAGAAAGGGATCCCCGATGA
- the sufB gene encoding Fe-S cluster assembly protein SufB, translating to MSTIEELNPGLKDIGTYEFGWADSDTAGATAQRGLSDAVVNNISGLKSEPEWMSKMRLKALRLFDKKPMPNWGSDLTGIDFQNIKYFVRSSEKQATSWEELPEDIKNTYDKLGIPEAEKQRLVAGVAAQYESEVVYHSIREDLEQKGVIFVDTDTGLREHEELFKEYFGSVIPPGDNKFAALNTAVWSGGSFIYVPPGVHVDIPLQAYFRINTENMGQFERTLIIADEGSYVHYVEGCTAPIYKSDSLHSAVVEIIVKKNARVRYTTIQNWSNNVYNLVTKRATCDEGATMEWIDGNIGSKVTMKYPAVFLLGEHARGETLSIAFAGEGQHQDAGSKMVHAAPNTSSTIVSKSVARGGGRTSYRGLVQILEGAHGSKSSVVCDALLVDQISRSDTYPYVDVREDDVQMGHEATVSKVSEDQLFYLRSRGLSEEEAMAMIVRGFVEPIARELPMEYALELNRLIELQMEGAVG from the coding sequence ATGAGCACCATCGAAGAGCTCAACCCAGGGCTGAAGGACATCGGCACCTACGAGTTCGGCTGGGCCGACAGCGACACTGCTGGAGCCACCGCACAGCGCGGTCTGTCGGACGCGGTCGTCAACAACATCTCCGGTCTCAAGAGCGAGCCCGAGTGGATGTCGAAGATGCGCCTGAAGGCCCTGCGGCTGTTCGACAAGAAGCCCATGCCCAACTGGGGCAGCGACCTCACCGGGATCGACTTCCAGAACATCAAGTACTTCGTGCGCTCGAGCGAGAAGCAGGCCACGAGCTGGGAAGAGCTGCCCGAGGACATCAAGAACACCTACGACAAGCTCGGCATCCCCGAGGCGGAGAAGCAGCGCCTGGTCGCCGGTGTCGCAGCGCAGTACGAGTCCGAGGTCGTCTACCACTCGATCCGCGAGGACCTCGAGCAGAAGGGCGTCATCTTCGTCGACACCGACACGGGTCTGCGCGAGCACGAGGAGCTCTTCAAGGAGTACTTCGGCTCGGTCATCCCGCCCGGTGACAACAAGTTCGCCGCGCTCAACACCGCTGTGTGGTCGGGCGGCTCGTTCATCTACGTCCCGCCGGGTGTCCACGTCGACATCCCGCTGCAGGCCTACTTCCGGATCAACACCGAGAACATGGGCCAGTTCGAGCGGACGCTGATCATCGCCGACGAGGGCTCCTACGTGCACTACGTCGAGGGCTGCACCGCTCCGATCTACAAGTCGGACTCGCTGCACTCGGCCGTCGTCGAGATCATCGTCAAGAAGAACGCCCGCGTCCGCTACACGACCATCCAGAACTGGTCCAACAACGTCTACAACCTGGTGACCAAGCGCGCCACGTGCGACGAGGGCGCGACCATGGAGTGGATCGACGGCAACATCGGGTCCAAGGTCACCATGAAGTACCCCGCCGTCTTCCTGCTGGGCGAGCACGCCCGCGGTGAGACGTTGTCGATCGCCTTCGCGGGCGAGGGTCAGCACCAGGACGCCGGCTCCAAGATGGTGCACGCCGCGCCCAACACCAGCTCGACCATCGTGAGCAAGTCGGTGGCGCGTGGTGGCGGCCGTACGTCCTACCGCGGCCTGGTCCAGATCCTCGAGGGAGCCCACGGCTCCAAGTCCAGCGTCGTGTGCGACGCGCTGCTGGTCGACCAGATCAGCCGCTCGGACACCTATCCCTACGTCGATGTCCGCGAGGACGACGTGCAGATGGGCCACGAAGCAACCGTGTCCAAGGTCAGCGAGGACCAGCTGTTCTACCTGCGCTCCCGCGGGCTGTCGGAGGAGGAGGCCATGGCGATGATCGTGCGCGGCTTCGTCGAGCCGATCGCCCGTGAGCTGCCCATGGAGTACGCCCTCGAGCTGAACCGCCTCATCGAGCTGCAGATGGAAGGAGCCGTCGGCTGA
- the sufD gene encoding Fe-S cluster assembly protein SufD: MTLLTPEAKTHIDPAAAASGAFIPDQSRAERPTSFDVGAFPVPSGREEEWRFTPVDRLSGLFSDEPTDDRGDDVAAAFDVSGVEALMGPSLAPGQAPRGTVLTPGDRGAAVASANTKEALYVRLAAEQEYAQPLRVNVHGNGAGRRSNAHYVLEAGHHSKGLVILDHTGSADHTGNLEVIVGDGANLTVVSLQRWDDDANHLGQHDAVVGRDAAYRHIVVTLGGGIVRINTNVKYAGPGGEATLLGVYFADAGQHLEHRSFVDHNAPHCTSLVTYKGALQGESAHTVWVGDVLIRAEAEGIETYELNRNLVLTDGARADSVPNLEIETGEIAGAGHASSTGRFDDEQLFYLMARGIPEEDARRLVVRGFFADVVSKIGVPEIVDTVMEAIELELAQAGE; the protein is encoded by the coding sequence ATGACCCTGCTGACGCCCGAAGCCAAGACCCACATCGACCCAGCCGCAGCTGCATCCGGGGCTTTCATCCCGGATCAGTCGCGCGCCGAGCGCCCCACGTCATTCGACGTGGGTGCGTTCCCGGTGCCCAGCGGCCGCGAGGAGGAGTGGCGCTTCACCCCGGTGGACCGACTGAGTGGTCTGTTCTCCGACGAACCCACGGACGACCGTGGTGACGATGTTGCTGCTGCGTTCGACGTGTCCGGGGTCGAGGCCCTGATGGGCCCGTCGCTCGCACCCGGTCAGGCACCGCGTGGCACCGTGCTGACGCCCGGTGACCGTGGTGCGGCTGTCGCCTCCGCCAACACCAAGGAGGCGCTGTACGTCCGCCTCGCCGCCGAGCAGGAGTACGCCCAGCCGTTGCGCGTCAACGTGCACGGCAACGGTGCCGGACGGCGCAGCAACGCCCACTACGTGCTCGAGGCCGGCCACCACAGCAAGGGCCTGGTGATCCTGGACCACACGGGTTCGGCCGACCACACCGGCAACCTCGAGGTCATCGTCGGCGATGGCGCCAACCTGACCGTGGTCTCGCTCCAGCGCTGGGACGACGACGCCAACCACCTCGGGCAGCACGACGCTGTCGTGGGCCGCGATGCGGCGTACCGGCACATCGTGGTCACCCTCGGTGGCGGCATCGTGCGCATCAACACCAACGTCAAGTACGCCGGCCCGGGCGGCGAGGCCACCCTGCTCGGCGTCTACTTCGCCGACGCCGGCCAGCACCTCGAGCACCGCTCGTTCGTCGACCACAACGCGCCGCACTGCACCTCGCTGGTGACCTACAAGGGCGCGCTGCAGGGCGAGTCGGCTCACACGGTCTGGGTGGGCGACGTGCTGATCCGCGCCGAGGCCGAGGGGATCGAGACCTACGAGCTCAACCGCAACCTGGTGCTCACCGATGGCGCGCGCGCCGACTCGGTGCCCAACCTGGAGATCGAGACCGGCGAGATCGCCGGTGCTGGCCACGCGTCCTCGACCGGACGGTTCGACGACGAGCAGCTGTTCTACCTGATGGCTCGCGGTATCCCCGAGGAGGATGCGCGCCGCCTCGTCGTGCGCGGGTTCTTCGCCGATGTCGTCAGCAAGATCGGCGTGCCGGAGATCGTGGACACCGTCATGGAGGCGATCGAGCTCGAACTGGCCCAGGCCGGTGAGTGA
- a CDS encoding non-heme iron oxygenase ferredoxin subunit, with product MTVDTQGFVRVCARAELPAKEGAALADIEGQRVAIVVDSDGAVHAVDDTCSHANVSLSEGEIDGCTIECWLHGSRFDLRTGEPTGLPATQPVAVYPVRVEGDDVFVSTTPQTPTN from the coding sequence ATGACCGTCGACACCCAGGGTTTCGTCCGGGTCTGTGCCCGCGCAGAGCTGCCCGCCAAGGAAGGCGCAGCCCTCGCCGACATCGAGGGTCAGCGGGTCGCGATCGTCGTCGACTCCGACGGTGCGGTCCACGCCGTCGACGACACCTGCAGCCACGCCAACGTCTCCCTGTCCGAGGGCGAGATCGACGGCTGCACCATCGAGTGCTGGCTGCACGGCTCGCGCTTCGACCTCCGGACCGGTGAGCCCACCGGTCTCCCCGCGACCCAGCCGGTCGCGGTCTACCCCGTTCGGGTCGAGGGAGACGACGTCTTCGTCTCCACGACCCCTCAGACCCCAACGAACTGA
- the sufC gene encoding Fe-S cluster assembly ATPase SufC, with protein sequence MATLEIRDLHVSVDVEDGTKEILKGVNLTVKSGETHAIMGPNGSGKSTLAYSIAGHPKYTVTSGTVTLDGEDVLAMAIDERARAGLFLAMQYPVEVPGVTVSNFLRTAKTAVDGEAPKLRTWVKDVKGAMENLRMDPAFAERNVNEGFSGGEKKRHEILQMELLKPQIAILDETDSGLDVDALRVVSEGVNRAKETSEVGVLLITHYTRILRYIKPDFVHVFIDGKVAEEGGSELADRLEAEGYDRYVSAAKA encoded by the coding sequence ATGGCAACTCTGGAGATTCGCGACCTGCACGTCTCTGTCGACGTCGAGGACGGCACCAAGGAGATCCTCAAGGGCGTCAACCTGACCGTGAAGTCGGGTGAGACCCACGCGATCATGGGCCCCAACGGCTCCGGTAAGTCGACCCTGGCGTACTCCATCGCCGGTCACCCCAAGTACACCGTGACCAGCGGCACCGTCACCCTCGATGGTGAGGACGTGCTGGCGATGGCAATCGACGAGCGCGCCCGCGCCGGCCTCTTCCTCGCGATGCAGTACCCCGTCGAGGTCCCCGGCGTCACGGTGTCCAACTTCCTGCGCACCGCCAAGACGGCCGTCGACGGCGAGGCCCCCAAGCTGCGCACCTGGGTCAAGGACGTCAAGGGCGCCATGGAGAACCTCCGCATGGACCCCGCCTTCGCCGAGCGCAACGTCAACGAGGGCTTCTCCGGTGGCGAGAAGAAGCGCCACGAGATCCTGCAGATGGAGCTCCTCAAGCCGCAGATCGCGATCCTCGATGAGACCGACTCCGGCCTCGACGTCGATGCGCTGCGCGTGGTGTCCGAGGGCGTCAACCGCGCCAAGGAGACCAGCGAGGTGGGCGTCCTGCTGATCACCCACTACACGCGGATCCTGCGCTACATCAAGCCCGACTTCGTGCACGTCTTCATCGACGGCAAGGTCGCCGAGGAGGGCGGTTCCGAGCTGGCCGACCGTCTCGAGGCCGAGGGCTACGACCGCTATGTGAGCGCTGCGAAGGCCTGA